The following is a genomic window from Triticum urartu cultivar G1812 unplaced genomic scaffold, Tu2.1 TuUngrouped_contig_6004, whole genome shotgun sequence.
ATCAACCATATTCACAAACATCCACCATTGTTGTAGTAGGAAAAACTGTTCCAGGTGTCTTTTTTATGGTTCCTTTATTTGTTATGACTACGgttgttcttttttctttctttctggAATCTTGTTATTGCGTAATTTGTTTGCATGATTCAACGTGTTGTATCTTGCCCAGTACTTACAAATGTGGCTGTTCTGATTGGGCACCTTTCTTGGTGAGCTATTCTTTAGGTTTTTAAAAGCATATGTCGATGCAACTCAGGAAAAGTCCAGTGAATATTTGTAGCCAGAATTTGTAGCACGTCGTCGTGTTGAGATGCTTTGAAGAAATCATGCAACATAGTGGCGGGGATTTTACATCATTTGAGTACATTGCTACAATTATTATGGTGAGTGTTTTGCCACCATTTATTTTGGGAGTTTTCTAACAAGATAAATCTAGCCTTCACTTGTTGCATTAGGCAGATGGTAGTGACTAGTGAGGTGAAATCGGTGGTAAAATCATGTGTTTCCCCTTCAATGACTGGTTCACTAAATGTTGGTCTACTAGTGTTGCTACCTTGTTGAATGTGTTGTCTTGATGGCCCCATCAACGTACTAAATTAGTTGCTTCTTTTCGGTGGTTTAAATTTAGTTATAAATTTTAAGATTTGCATGCGGTTGTTTAATTAGTGGTGGGATTTAGCGATGTTACTTGATTTATATTTGAATATAGTCTTGAGCTTCACATGAATAAAACGGGTTGTGTTTATCAAATGATTCTAAGGCTAGGATAATGATCCTTCCGTTGTGTACAAAGTGTATACATGTCGTTACTAATATTTGGCCACATTGTCTTGTAGCTAGTCAGTGATGATAGACGCATATTTCACTCGAGATAGCCCCGGCCTTAAACAAACATGATAGATTCTACTCAAGAAAATCAGTAAAATAATAGACTATTTTTTTCTACTTGTAACCTATCATGTGGTTCATAAGTGCACTGTACTTAGAGCCATCCACATGGCGGGGAGATGCTTCAAAGTAACTTGGGCATGTGCGAGCTTATTACCTCAGTGCCTGACCATTAGTAGTATATATATGTACGTATGATCTTTGCAGTTCCCAGCCTAGAGGCCGGTTCACACACAAGCACGCACACACTTTTTGCGCGTCTAATGCCACACCTCAGGTTATTTTGTTTGGTGAGCGTTTGGAAACAAAATCACGTGGTTAATGCAAATATGGTGCATGCAAGCACGACTTCGAAATGAGTGGCATCGAAGAAACATCTTTTACGTTGATGGTCAAAAAGGCATGGATGGCTCTCCTGGATGGATCGGTCGTGGCAAGATACTAGACTTGCTCAATCAAGCGCTCAAAATCCATTGACTGGGCAATAAGCTGAATCCAATCACATCAGCTCTGTCAGCACAGCCATGTCTGAAGACACATGGCGCGACAGAGGAACACATTGCATACGACACCCAACCATATATACCATTTCTTATCGAGCATGGAAGTACTCACATGTGCTTCCATTTGGGTTAGCTAGCAAGCGTTTGTCCTTATGGATGTGGCGGAATAGCATCCAAACACAGTTGTGTCAACAAAAAAAGACTAGAGACCCATAAAGTACTTCAAAGTAGCTCTCTTAATGGTACACTTTTTGTTGTATATAACTTATACTACGCCGAGACAGAGGAAGTGGTTAATTAGGCGAGGCCACCTAATGATTTCTCTACTTCCTGCTTCGGATGCTTTTTTTTACTATCCTTTTACACATTTCTGGGGTTTAGGATTCATTATTTAGATTAATATTGTGTAATATACATCCATATAAACATGTAGAGGTTTTTTTTGGGCTTTTTTAAGCTTCAAATATAATTTTTAAACTATTTGAAACAAAGTGCTCCGATGCTCCAGTACTTCAAAAGTACACTTTCATCATGCACCCCTCTTTTCATCATAGGTTTAAAAAGGGTATTTATGTCCATCCACATAAATTAAAACAGTTAATGAATTAATCCTCCGATTTGTTTGCTCATTGGCAATGATGAGCGGTAGAGCAGGAAAAGCGCCTTGGCATATTTGACTCAATACTCCCATGGTCTAGGGAACTAGGCATACATTAACTCTCGATCTTATTACTTTAGACTTGCAACGATAACATCTCTAAATATAACAAATAACTTGGGTCAATTCAATATGATCGCTATTCTAACATCATAGTCTCAATGTTGTCGGCATCTGACTAGTGAGCAATCTCGCACCGAATGTGGACTGACAGATTTTATTTTTGAGAAAAAAAAAGTTCCTTTCGGCCCGGACGTAAAGAAAGGGCCCGTCGTGTACAGTACAGCCCACTAGGCTCATCCGCCTCGTCTCCATCGTTCTCCCCTCACTCCCGACTCCAAGATCCCCAATTTCGCCATGGCGGCGGCGTAGGGACAGCCAGTAGACATTTTTGTGCTTCCTCCGGATTAGCAGCCTTCTTCTCCTTACCACCATCGCTGCATATAAGCACAAGCGCCCACCCTCCCTCGTACTCGTACTGCAGTAATCCCAAACCAACGAAAATGGTTGGAGGGCGCTGCACGGACGCCTCCGCCAAGCCGAAGCATCCGCGCCCTGCAGGTGGCGACGACGGAAGCAGCAGCCTTGATGCGTGTGGTGGCGGCGGCATCGGGCATGCCGGCGACCGTCTGAGCGCGCTGCCGGACGACCTCCTCCACGCCATCATGTCGCGCCTCAAGGCCCTGCAGATGGCGCGGACGTGCGTGCTGTCCACGAGGTGGAGGCACCTCTGGCGCGCCGTGCCGTGCCTCGACGTCGACGAGGCGGAGACCGGCGCCTACAACAATTTCGACAACTTCACCGACAACCTTCTGCGCAGCCATGACATCGCGCTCCTGGAGGACTTCCGGCTGCACGCCCACAGGACTTCTGACCGATGGGTCCGCCGCGCCGTAGGCCAAGGCGAGGCATGGCCTTGCCGGCTCAAAAGGTTGCATCTCTTCAGCCTGCTTAATCTGAAGCTGACAGATCTTGGGAGCCTCATCAGCTTCCGCTGCCATGCTCTGGAGGACCTGCAACTGAGAAACTGCAGCTTTTTGCTCACCAGCAATGCTAAGATTGTCTCCTCCTCACTCAAGAAATTGGCTGTCGTTGATGGCTACTACATGGTGCATGACGATGAGATTTTTGCGTTGATTATAGAGGCTCCTGCTCTTGTTTCTCTATGCCTCGACGGGGAGCTTGAACACATTGTCGATATGACTGAACCGCATACCGTGCTGTCTCTTGTCGACGCGTCGATTCAGCTTCCCAGGGTCGAGAAGCGCGTGAATCACGAATTGGGTATTCTTGGTGCGCTGTCTAACGTGACAACCTTGCGCTTGTCGCATTTTGCGGTCATGGTatattcttctttttcttcttgacATACCCTTTTAGTCAGTCTGCATCTCCTATATCTGCAACAATTTAAGGATAAGAAAACGATTGCCTGGGTTTCAGTTGTTGTTCTATGCGACTCGTGAGGATCTTCCTGTATTCAAGTTTGAGAACCTAAGAAGCTTGTTGCTAGATGAGTGTCATA
Proteins encoded in this region:
- the LOC125530009 gene encoding MEIOTIC F-BOX protein MOF-like, with product MVGGRCTDASAKPKHPRPAGGDDGSSSLDACGGGGIGHAGDRLSALPDDLLHAIMSRLKALQMARTCVLSTRWRHLWRAVPCLDVDEAETGAYNNFDNFTDNLLRSHDIALLEDFRLHAHRTSDRWVRRAVGQGEAWPCRLKRLHLFSLLNLKLTDLGSLISFRCHALEDLQLRNCSFLLTSNAKIVSSSLKKLAVVDGYYMVHDDEIFALIIEAPALVSLCLDGELEHIVDMTEPHTVLSLVDASIQLPRVEKRVNHELGILGALSNVTTLRLSHFAVMLLFYATREDLPVFKFENLRSLLLDECHISDDFLGLQQYLHNSRNLKKLTLRCCKVLDYRHNKEMRKRLHKSSEVLVDFNCENLRLTEIIYRDGDTSIHLLVKFLVGMRRNLPNNMIEFTKVD